The following are encoded together in the Coffea arabica cultivar ET-39 chromosome 1c, Coffea Arabica ET-39 HiFi, whole genome shotgun sequence genome:
- the LOC113692807 gene encoding GTP-binding protein BRASSINAZOLE INSENSITIVE PALE GREEN 2, chloroplastic-like: protein MIVVRRTFSPLKLRKLLQPVSFSTHTYTKPVSNSLSSASPTQNPPKTLYPLFFFRPFSSESVKIQVKPISRDGNYDDSSSQGLPVCPGCGVQMQDSDPKQPGFFVVPTPKTPNYKLRIHKNPVFDEPEISDSLKKGLLNETLEPQDVENLENPDQKLAEKPLVCARCHNLRHYGKVKDPSVENLLPDFDFDHTVGRRLMSISGARTVVLMVVDASDFDGSFPRKVAKLVSKTIDENSRSWKEGKSGNVPRMVLVVTKIDLLPSSLSPTRLEHFVRTRARESGASKLTSVHLVSAVRNWGVKNLVDDVVELVGSRGHVWAIGAQNAGKSTLINAIGKCIGGKVSHLTEAPVPGTTLGIVRVEGMLPGNAKLFDTPGLLHPHQITTRLTREEQKLVCISKELKPRTYRIKVGHSIHIGGLVRLDIEELSTDSLYVTVWASPLLPLHMGRTESACTMLEEHFGRQLQPPIGEEQVEKLGKWVRKEFQVSGNCWDTSCVDIAAAGLGWFAIGLRGEALLAIWTYDGVDIVSRNALLPQRSHNFEVAGFTVSKIVSTADRASNKKRKDEKKRKASDSIAVAADASPALTVDAAASSC from the exons ATGATAGTTGTTAGAAGAACCTTCTCACCATTAAAGCTCAGGAAACTCTTACAACCGGTTTCTTTCTCCACCCATACATATACAAAGCCTGTATCTAATTCCCTCTCTTCAGCTTCCCCAACCCAAAACCCTCCTAAAACCCTATACCCATTGTTCTTCTTCAGACCCTTTTCCTCAGAGTCTGTAAAGATTCAAGTAAAACCCATATCCAGAGATGGAAACTACGATGATTCCTCCTCACAGGGCCTTCCCGTTTGTCCTGGCTGTGGTGTTCAAATGCAAGATTCTGACCCTAAACAACCTGGATTCTTCGTTGTACCCACCCCTAAAACCCCCAATTACAAGCTCCGTATTCATAAAAATCCAGTCTTTGATGAGCCTGAAATCTCTGATTCCCTGAAGAAGGGGCTTTTGAATGAGACGCTGGAACCTCAAGATGTGGAAAATCTCGAAAACCCAGACCAGAAATTGGCTGAAAAGCCTCTAGTGTGTGCTAGATGTCATAACTTGAGGCATTATGGGAAGGTGAAGGACCCAAGTGTTGAAAATCTGCTgcctgattttgattttgatcatACTGTTGGGAGGAGGTTGATGTCCATTAGTGGGGCTAGGACTGTGGTTTTAATGGTGGTTGATGCATCCGATTTTGATGGCTCGTTTCCTAGGAAAGTGGCTAAGTTAGTTTCTAAGACGATTGATGAGAATTCGCGGTCATGGAAGGAagggaaatctgggaatgtgcCTAGGATGGTGTTGGTTGTGACAAAGATTGATCTTTTACCGAGCTCATTGTCACCTACTAGGCTTGAGCATTTTGTCAGGACAAGGGCCAGGGAGAGTGGAGCAAGTAAGTTGACGAGTGTGCATTTGGTCAGTGCAGTGAGGAACTGGGGTGTGAAGAATTTGGTTGATGATGTGGTGGAGTTGGTAGGATCAAGAGGGCACGTGTGGGCGATTGGGGCGCAGAATGCTGGAAAGAGTACTTTGATTAATGCAATAGGGAAATGTATTGGAGGGAAGGTGAGTCATTTGACTGAGGCACCTGTTCCTGGGACGACTTTGGGGATTGTAAGGGTGGAAGGAATGCTTCCTGGTAATGCCAAATTGTTTGATACCCCGGGGCTTTTGCATCCTCATCAGATTACAACTAGATTGACTAGAGAGGAGCAGAAACTGGTGTGCATAAGTAAGGAGTTGAAGCCAAGGACGTATAGGATCAAG GTTGGACATTCCATTCATATTGGTGGATTGGTGAGGTTAGATATAGAAGAATTGTCGACAGATTCTCTTTATGTTACAGTCTGGGCATCTCCTCTTCTCCCACTTCACATGGGGAGGACAGAGAGTGCTTGTACCATGTTGGAAGAACATTTTGGTCGCCAATTACAG CCTCCTATTGGAGAAGAACAAGTTGAGAAGCTTGGGAAATGGGTGAGAAAGGAATTTCAAGTGAGTGGAAACTGTTGGGATACAAGTTGTGTTGATATTGCTGCTGCAGGTCTTGGTTGGTTTGCCATTGGACTTAGAGGAGAGGCTTTGTTGGCTATTTGGACATATGATGGAGTTGACATTGTTTCCCGCAATGCTTTGCTTCCTCAGAGATCACACAATTTTGAAGTTGCGGGCTTCACAGTCTCAAAAATTGTCTCCACAGCAGACCGAGCATCC